The following are encoded in a window of Nocardioides houyundeii genomic DNA:
- the pdxY gene encoding pyridoxal kinase PdxY yields MKILSIQSHVAYGHVGNSAAVFPLQRRGHEVWPVHTVTFSNHTGYGAWGGPLLAPSDVAEVISGIADRGVLGEVDAVLSGYQGGAGIADVILSAVAQVKAANPAATYTCDPVMGNAKSGCFVHPDIPPLIRERVVPAADIITPNQFELGFLTDTSPADLDSTLASADAAMAMGPSTVLVTSVERPERPEGTIEMLAVTAEGAWIVQTPHLPFKANGSGDVTAALFTAHLHETGSPARALAATTSSVFDLLQNTLDSGERELQLVQSQEVFAHPRLQFEVRQVR; encoded by the coding sequence GTGAAGATCCTCTCAATCCAGTCCCACGTGGCCTACGGGCACGTCGGCAACTCCGCTGCCGTGTTCCCGCTCCAGCGTCGCGGGCACGAGGTGTGGCCGGTGCACACGGTCACGTTCTCGAACCACACGGGCTACGGCGCGTGGGGCGGGCCGCTGCTGGCGCCCTCGGACGTGGCTGAGGTGATCTCCGGGATCGCGGACCGCGGCGTGCTGGGAGAGGTCGACGCCGTACTGTCGGGCTACCAGGGCGGGGCGGGGATCGCGGACGTGATCCTGTCTGCGGTCGCCCAGGTCAAGGCGGCGAACCCGGCGGCGACCTACACCTGCGACCCGGTGATGGGCAACGCGAAGTCGGGCTGCTTCGTGCACCCCGACATCCCGCCGCTGATCCGGGAGCGAGTGGTGCCCGCGGCCGACATCATCACTCCCAACCAGTTCGAGCTGGGCTTCCTCACCGACACCTCGCCGGCGGACCTCGACTCCACGCTGGCCTCGGCCGACGCTGCCATGGCGATGGGTCCGAGCACCGTGCTGGTGACCAGCGTGGAGCGACCGGAGCGGCCCGAGGGCACCATCGAGATGCTCGCGGTGACCGCCGAGGGGGCCTGGATCGTGCAGACTCCGCACCTGCCGTTCAAGGCCAACGGGTCCGGGGACGTCACCGCCGCCCTGTTCACCGCCCATCTGCACGAGACCGGGTCGCCGGCCCGGGCGCTGGCCGCGACCACCTCCAGCGTCTTCGACCTGCTGCAGAACACCCTCGACTCCGGGGAGCGCGAGCTGCAGCTGGTCCAGTCCCAAGAGGTGTTCGCCCACCCGCGGCTGCAGTTCGAGGTTCGACAGGTCCGCTGA
- a CDS encoding glycoside hydrolase family 13 protein, translating to MTLLGQPHHDGSRVYLDSGRGPDTSPELGDLVTLRVRTDPTDPVEEIWIRTTYDAEPVFHPMLRHDDGTWWHGTISVHSPVTHYRFLLCRGATQQWLTGAGLVDHDVPDAYDFKVSAFPDAPDWSRDGIIYQVFPDRFARSEAADARPTPAWAVPAEWDDEVIFEPADPRTPLQLFGGDLDGLTEHLDHVAEVGADIVYTTPVFPGESNHRYNASTFTRIDPLLGGDEAYAKLSAAVHERGWRILGDLTTNHTGDTHEWFVTAATDPRSPERGFYYFRDGGHYETWMGHSTLPKLNHADPALRAKMVEGPDSVVARWLRPPFELDGWRIDVANMTGRLGAVDLTHEVARAVRRTTEAERADALVIGEHNHDATGDVDGDGWHGAMNYSGFSWPVWSWLRDPGSPARAFGRPVPVPRRDGHALVRALQDWQGTLGWRATSNGWNILGSHDSARIRTVVGSAAVHRVAAGLQFTMPGVPMVFAGDEIGLEGVLGEDSRRTMPWHRRDSWDHDTLATYSALARVRREHVALRRGGLRWAHVSPDAVAYLREHPEGTLLVIARRAGGPAIADLPAGDLVLSTAEIDAEPGAASSGPVLTIHRLH from the coding sequence ATGACGCTCCTCGGCCAGCCGCACCACGACGGCTCCCGTGTCTACCTCGACTCAGGCCGCGGACCCGACACCTCTCCCGAGCTCGGCGACCTGGTGACGCTGCGCGTGCGCACGGATCCCACCGACCCGGTGGAGGAGATCTGGATCCGTACGACGTACGACGCGGAGCCGGTCTTCCACCCGATGCTGCGGCACGACGACGGCACGTGGTGGCACGGCACGATCTCGGTGCACAGCCCCGTCACCCACTACCGGTTCCTGCTGTGCCGTGGCGCCACCCAGCAGTGGCTGACCGGAGCCGGGCTGGTCGACCACGACGTCCCGGACGCCTACGACTTCAAGGTCTCCGCCTTCCCCGACGCGCCCGACTGGAGCCGCGACGGCATCATCTACCAGGTCTTCCCCGACCGCTTCGCCCGTTCAGAAGCCGCGGACGCGCGCCCGACGCCGGCCTGGGCGGTCCCGGCCGAGTGGGACGACGAGGTGATCTTCGAGCCCGCCGACCCGCGCACCCCGCTGCAGCTCTTCGGCGGGGACCTGGACGGGCTGACCGAGCACCTGGACCACGTCGCGGAGGTGGGCGCCGACATCGTCTACACCACCCCGGTCTTCCCCGGCGAGAGCAACCACCGCTACAACGCCTCCACCTTCACCCGCATCGATCCGCTGCTCGGTGGCGACGAGGCGTACGCCAAGCTCAGCGCCGCCGTGCACGAGCGTGGCTGGCGCATCCTGGGCGACCTCACGACCAACCACACCGGGGACACCCACGAGTGGTTCGTCACCGCGGCCACCGACCCACGCTCCCCCGAGCGGGGCTTCTACTACTTCCGCGACGGCGGGCACTACGAGACCTGGATGGGGCACAGCACGCTCCCCAAGCTCAACCACGCCGACCCGGCCCTGCGGGCCAAGATGGTCGAGGGACCCGACTCCGTGGTGGCGCGCTGGCTGCGCCCGCCCTTCGAGCTCGACGGCTGGCGGATCGACGTCGCGAACATGACCGGACGTCTCGGCGCCGTCGACCTCACGCACGAGGTCGCCCGCGCGGTCCGGCGCACCACCGAGGCCGAGCGAGCCGACGCCCTGGTCATCGGCGAGCACAACCACGACGCCACCGGCGACGTCGACGGGGACGGCTGGCACGGGGCGATGAACTACTCCGGCTTCTCCTGGCCGGTCTGGTCCTGGCTGCGCGACCCGGGTTCCCCGGCACGGGCCTTCGGCCGGCCGGTGCCGGTCCCGCGACGCGACGGCCACGCACTGGTCCGGGCGCTGCAGGACTGGCAGGGCACGCTCGGCTGGCGCGCCACCAGCAACGGCTGGAACATCCTGGGCTCCCACGACAGCGCCCGGATCCGCACGGTGGTCGGCTCGGCCGCGGTGCACCGCGTGGCCGCGGGCCTGCAGTTCACGATGCCCGGCGTCCCGATGGTCTTCGCCGGCGACGAGATCGGCCTCGAGGGGGTGCTCGGGGAGGACTCGCGCCGCACCATGCCCTGGCACCGCCGCGACTCCTGGGACCACGACACGCTGGCGACGTACTCCGCCCTGGCGCGGGTACGCCGGGAGCACGTCGCCCTGCGCCGGGGCGGCCTGCGCTGGGCCCACGTCTCGCCGGACGCGGTCGCCTACCTCCGCGAGCACCCGGAGGGCACGCTGCTGGTGATCGCCCGACGGGCCGGCGGACCCGCGATCGCCGACCTGCCGGCGGGCGACCTGGTGCTGAGCACCGCCGAGATCGACGCGGAGCCGGGGGCCGCCTCGTCCGGACCCGTCCTCACCATCCACCGCCTGCACTGA
- a CDS encoding DUF4032 domain-containing protein, whose protein sequence is MALRIVANRPDTAILRLPWHTPLQEWDEEWVVPFPRGLSRHVVRIIRLGARTYAVKETQEPIAFHEYGMLRDLARLDLPAVQPQAVVTGRVDHQGAALPAALVTEHLRFSLPYRSLFSHGVTANSVPSLIDALVVLLVRLHLAGFYWGDVSLSNVLFRRNAGEFAAYLVDAETGELHGSVSDRMREHDVTLGTENVFAELLDLQASGQVSGSLDPHEVITLLRDRYAVLWGELTESEEFPLEEMWHIEQRIERLNELGFDVDELDIVTDYDGDRVRIQPRVVELGHHARELQALTGMSVEDNQARRLLNDLASYTATHDLGREDRHLVANRWLTEVFEPIVAMVPAEARGKLEPAELFHEILVHRWYLSEQAGHEVDILETARDYVDRFLPHKPDEAITPVIPD, encoded by the coding sequence ATGGCTCTCAGGATCGTGGCCAACCGGCCGGACACCGCCATCTTGAGGCTGCCGTGGCACACGCCTCTTCAGGAGTGGGACGAGGAGTGGGTGGTCCCCTTCCCCCGGGGCCTATCGCGGCACGTGGTCCGCATCATCCGGCTCGGCGCCAGGACCTACGCGGTCAAGGAGACGCAGGAGCCCATCGCCTTCCACGAGTACGGGATGCTCCGCGACCTGGCCCGGCTCGACCTGCCGGCGGTGCAGCCGCAGGCCGTGGTCACCGGCCGCGTGGACCACCAGGGTGCAGCGCTGCCGGCCGCACTCGTCACCGAGCACCTGCGCTTCTCGCTGCCCTATCGCAGCCTGTTCTCGCACGGCGTCACCGCGAACAGCGTCCCGTCCCTGATCGACGCCCTGGTGGTGCTGCTGGTCCGCCTCCACCTGGCCGGGTTCTACTGGGGCGACGTGTCGCTGTCGAACGTGCTGTTCCGGCGCAACGCCGGGGAGTTCGCCGCCTATCTCGTCGACGCCGAGACCGGTGAGCTGCACGGCAGCGTCAGCGACCGGATGCGTGAGCACGACGTGACCCTCGGCACCGAGAACGTCTTCGCCGAGCTGCTGGATCTCCAGGCCAGCGGCCAGGTCTCGGGAAGCCTGGACCCGCACGAGGTCATCACGCTGCTCCGCGACCGGTACGCCGTCCTCTGGGGTGAGCTGACGGAGTCCGAGGAGTTCCCGCTCGAGGAGATGTGGCACATCGAGCAGCGGATAGAGCGGCTCAACGAGCTCGGCTTCGACGTGGACGAGCTCGACATCGTCACCGACTACGACGGGGACCGGGTGCGGATCCAGCCGCGGGTCGTCGAGCTCGGGCACCATGCCCGCGAGCTGCAGGCCCTGACCGGGATGTCGGTGGAGGACAACCAGGCGCGCCGGCTGCTCAACGACCTGGCCTCCTACACCGCCACCCACGACCTGGGCCGCGAGGACCGGCACCTGGTGGCGAACCGTTGGCTCACCGAGGTCTTCGAGCCCATCGTCGCGATGGTGCCCGCCGAGGCACGCGGCAAGCTCGAGCCCGCGGAGCTGTTCCACGAGATCCTGGTGCACCGCTGGTACCTCTCCGAGCAGGCCGGTCACGAGGTCGACATCCTGGAGACCGCGCGGGACTACGTCGACCGCTTCCTGCCGCACAAGCCAGACGAGGCGATCACGCCGGTCATCCCGGACTGA
- a CDS encoding gluconokinase yields the protein MTPGSPQGTPLHLVFMGVSGSGKSTAATAVAEQLGWELAEGDDFHPPENIAKMESGRPLTDEDRWGWLESLAAWTKERDERGTPTIISCSALRRSYREVLRRGGAGTFFVHMVGDKGLLLQRMSAREHFMPPTLLESQLDTLEPLAPDEPGMVVDVALSPARIAAMVVARLDLGGEALSPG from the coding sequence ATGACGCCCGGGAGCCCCCAGGGGACCCCGCTGCACCTGGTCTTCATGGGGGTCTCGGGATCTGGCAAGAGCACCGCCGCGACCGCGGTGGCCGAGCAGCTGGGCTGGGAGCTGGCCGAGGGAGACGACTTCCACCCCCCGGAGAACATCGCCAAGATGGAGTCGGGGCGACCGCTCACCGACGAGGACCGCTGGGGGTGGCTGGAGTCGCTGGCCGCCTGGACCAAGGAGCGCGACGAGCGCGGCACGCCGACGATCATCAGCTGCTCGGCGCTGCGTCGCTCCTACCGCGAGGTGCTGCGCCGTGGCGGGGCGGGCACGTTCTTCGTGCACATGGTCGGCGACAAGGGGCTGCTGCTCCAGCGGATGTCGGCTCGGGAGCACTTCATGCCGCCCACGCTGCTGGAGAGCCAGCTCGACACCTTGGAGCCGCTCGCGCCGGACGAGCCCGGCATGGTCGTGGACGTCGCCCTGTCGCCGGCGCGGATCGCAGCCATGGTGGTGGCCCGACTGGACCTGGGGGGAGAGGCGCTCAGTCCGGGATGA
- a CDS encoding GntP family permease has protein sequence MDPMEPAYGSATLLLIAAAGIVVLLVLIIALKMHAFVALVLVSFGTAIASGVPLADVAGVAVGAFGSTLGTVALLVGLGAMIGRLLEVTGGAQVLADTLISRFGEHRAPLALGVAALLFGLPIFFDAGLVVFLPIIFSVATRFGGSVLLYALPAAGAFAAMHAIVPPHPGPVTAATEVGASIGLTTLIGVPVAVIAWYVGVYLFTQAYAGKVYVPIDDSVLTGHRGGSSTDAAEGDGAEQRRTPPSFVHVLAILLLPLVLIGANTILSTLRTAGDLDEEGALVDAVIFVGQTPVALLITLLVATYTLGTRGHSLADVESILNDALGPICAIILITGAGGMFGGVLRYSGIGAALSDSLADLGLPLIVSAFVIATILRVAQGSATVALTTTAGLISAAVVTDDPSSVQLVALVMAIAAGATVLSHVNDSGFWLVGRFFGMDVKTTLRTWTVMETTLGLSIFVLACGLWLVG, from the coding sequence ATGGATCCCATGGAACCGGCGTACGGCTCGGCGACGCTGCTGCTCATCGCGGCTGCGGGGATCGTGGTCCTGCTGGTGCTGATCATCGCCTTGAAGATGCACGCCTTCGTGGCCCTGGTGCTGGTCAGCTTCGGCACCGCGATCGCCTCGGGCGTGCCCTTGGCCGACGTCGCCGGAGTCGCGGTGGGAGCCTTCGGCTCCACGCTTGGCACCGTGGCCCTGCTGGTCGGTCTGGGCGCAATGATCGGCCGACTGCTGGAGGTGACCGGCGGTGCGCAGGTGCTGGCCGACACCCTGATCAGCCGGTTCGGGGAACATCGGGCGCCCTTGGCGCTCGGTGTGGCCGCGCTGCTCTTCGGTCTGCCGATCTTCTTCGACGCCGGTCTGGTGGTCTTCCTGCCCATCATCTTCTCCGTCGCCACGCGCTTCGGCGGTTCGGTGCTCCTCTACGCGCTGCCGGCTGCCGGCGCCTTCGCGGCCATGCACGCCATCGTCCCGCCGCACCCCGGCCCGGTCACCGCCGCCACCGAGGTCGGGGCCAGCATCGGCCTCACCACCCTGATCGGGGTCCCCGTCGCGGTCATCGCCTGGTACGTCGGCGTCTACCTGTTCACCCAGGCGTACGCCGGCAAGGTGTACGTGCCGATCGACGACAGCGTCCTGACCGGGCACCGCGGCGGATCCTCCACCGACGCGGCCGAGGGTGACGGCGCCGAGCAGCGTCGCACCCCGCCGTCGTTCGTGCACGTGCTGGCGATCCTGCTCCTGCCACTGGTGCTCATCGGCGCCAACACGATCCTCAGCACGCTGCGGACCGCCGGCGACCTCGACGAGGAGGGCGCGCTGGTCGACGCGGTCATCTTCGTGGGACAGACGCCGGTCGCGCTGCTGATCACGCTGCTGGTCGCGACGTACACCCTGGGCACGAGGGGTCACTCGCTGGCCGACGTCGAGTCGATCCTCAACGACGCGCTCGGCCCGATCTGCGCCATCATCCTGATCACCGGTGCCGGCGGGATGTTCGGCGGCGTGCTGCGCTACAGCGGGATCGGCGCAGCGCTGTCGGACTCGCTGGCGGACCTCGGGCTGCCGCTGATCGTCTCGGCGTTCGTGATCGCCACGATCCTGCGCGTCGCCCAGGGGTCGGCCACGGTGGCGCTGACCACCACCGCTGGACTGATCTCGGCGGCGGTGGTCACCGACGACCCGTCGTCGGTGCAGCTGGTCGCACTGGTGATGGCGATCGCCGCCGGCGCCACGGTGCTCAGCCACGTCAACGACTCCGGCTTCTGGCTGGTCGGCCGGTTCTTCGGGATGGACGTCAAGACCACCCTGCGGACGTGGACGGTGATGGAGACGACGCTGGGCCTGTCGATCTTCGTGCTCGCCTGCGGACTGTGGCTGGTCGGATGA
- a CDS encoding MMPL family transporter, giving the protein MTAPEPLLARLGRSTARHRLAYALTWLVLVVVGFVTSLGLLGGDSLFDRLQSGDIVAPGEAQVGRDLVASADESALTVMLRVDGADLSDPALAKAVQETVARVEAVDGVGEVTSPMTTPGWPTSPESLALVADQDPASGSFLIVAGSGSEPGSELQDEIVEELELAAQDLLTPYSQARTLGGTGLLVDDVVTQIADDLKTGEGIALPLSLLLMVFVFGGFIAAGMPIAGAIASIAGGLSILLGFSHLIDLDASVVNIVTVMGLALCIDYGLLLVSRFREEISRVAPGVPHSDLTDAQVEDAVAGAVATAGRTVLFSALIVGISLSGLMLFEAPIMRAIGAAGVSIVLVALIVALTLVPALCALGARRLGTRRGAEAAPDEGVFSRLAALVQRRPALTTLASVAVLLFLAMPALDLRLNASGVELLPEGAEQRVFFEGVEEDFPALDTPSVTVVAQADPEQAAAWVPELEALPGVLSVTPPKELRPDLVTIGLQTEGGDMGDAAREVVRTLQGGEAAGFPTWVTGQTASLVDFTDSVGDRAPWAALWIATATFALLFLLTGSVVIPLKALILNIVSLGASLGVLVWVFQEGHLESVLGFSSVGGIESVIPLLVLAFGFGLSMDYEVFLLARIIELHEQGHDDDTAVRLGLQRSGRIITSAAVIMVIVFSGFAAGQMLVIKETGFALAVAVLIDATLVRMIIVPATMTMLGRWNWWAPAWMKRVHAKYGVREHSSPVAARGA; this is encoded by the coding sequence GTGACCGCACCCGAACCCCTCCTCGCTCGCCTCGGCCGCAGCACGGCGCGCCACCGCCTGGCCTACGCCCTCACCTGGCTGGTCCTGGTGGTGGTCGGGTTCGTGACCAGCCTGGGGCTGCTCGGTGGCGACTCGCTCTTCGACCGGCTGCAGAGCGGCGACATCGTGGCGCCGGGCGAGGCCCAGGTCGGGCGCGACCTGGTCGCCAGCGCCGACGAGAGCGCCCTGACGGTGATGCTGCGGGTGGACGGCGCCGACCTGAGCGACCCCGCCCTGGCCAAGGCGGTGCAGGAGACGGTCGCCCGGGTCGAGGCGGTCGACGGCGTCGGCGAGGTGACCTCGCCGATGACCACTCCGGGCTGGCCCACCTCCCCTGAGTCGTTGGCGCTGGTGGCCGACCAGGACCCGGCCAGCGGCTCCTTCCTGATCGTCGCGGGCAGCGGCAGCGAGCCGGGCAGCGAGCTGCAGGACGAGATCGTCGAGGAGCTGGAGCTGGCCGCCCAGGACCTGCTCACGCCGTACTCGCAGGCGCGCACCCTGGGCGGGACCGGGCTCCTGGTCGACGACGTCGTGACCCAGATCGCCGACGACCTCAAGACCGGCGAGGGCATCGCCCTGCCCCTGTCGCTGCTGCTGATGGTCTTCGTCTTCGGCGGCTTCATCGCCGCCGGCATGCCGATCGCCGGGGCCATCGCCTCCATCGCCGGCGGGCTGAGCATCCTGCTCGGCTTCTCGCACCTGATCGACCTCGACGCCTCGGTGGTCAACATCGTCACCGTGATGGGGCTGGCGCTCTGCATCGACTACGGGCTGCTGCTGGTCAGCAGGTTCCGCGAGGAGATCTCCCGGGTCGCCCCGGGGGTGCCGCACTCCGACCTCACTGACGCCCAGGTCGAGGACGCGGTCGCCGGAGCCGTGGCGACCGCCGGTCGCACCGTCCTGTTCTCCGCCCTGATCGTGGGCATCTCCCTGTCGGGCCTGATGCTCTTCGAGGCCCCGATCATGCGCGCGATCGGCGCCGCCGGCGTCTCGATCGTGCTCGTCGCCCTGATCGTCGCCCTGACCCTGGTGCCCGCCCTGTGCGCCCTCGGGGCGCGACGCCTGGGCACCCGTCGGGGCGCCGAGGCCGCCCCCGACGAGGGTGTCTTCAGCCGTCTGGCGGCCCTGGTGCAGCGACGTCCCGCCCTGACCACGCTGGCCAGCGTGGCCGTCCTGCTCTTCCTGGCCATGCCCGCCCTGGACCTGCGGCTCAACGCCTCGGGGGTCGAGCTGCTCCCCGAGGGCGCCGAGCAGCGGGTCTTCTTCGAGGGGGTCGAGGAGGACTTCCCAGCCCTGGACACCCCGTCGGTCACGGTGGTGGCCCAGGCCGACCCGGAACAGGCCGCCGCCTGGGTCCCCGAGCTCGAGGCCCTGCCGGGAGTCCTGTCGGTGACGCCACCGAAGGAACTCAGGCCGGACCTCGTCACCATCGGCCTCCAGACCGAGGGGGGCGACATGGGCGACGCGGCCCGCGAGGTGGTGCGCACCCTGCAGGGTGGCGAGGCAGCCGGCTTCCCCACCTGGGTCACCGGCCAGACAGCCTCCCTGGTCGACTTCACCGACTCCGTCGGCGACCGGGCTCCCTGGGCGGCGCTGTGGATCGCGACCGCCACCTTCGCGCTGCTCTTCCTGCTGACCGGCAGCGTCGTCATCCCGCTCAAGGCGCTGATCCTCAACATCGTCTCGCTGGGCGCGAGCCTGGGGGTGCTCGTCTGGGTCTTCCAGGAGGGGCACCTGGAGTCGGTGCTGGGCTTCAGCTCCGTGGGCGGGATCGAGTCGGTGATCCCGCTGCTGGTGCTGGCCTTCGGGTTCGGCCTGTCGATGGACTACGAGGTCTTCCTGCTCGCCCGCATCATCGAGCTGCACGAGCAGGGGCACGACGACGACACCGCGGTCCGGCTGGGCCTGCAGCGCTCCGGGAGGATCATCACCTCGGCGGCGGTCATCATGGTGATCGTCTTCTCCGGCTTCGCCGCGGGCCAGATGCTGGTGATCAAGGAGACCGGTTTCGCCCTCGCCGTGGCGGTGCTGATCGACGCCACCCTGGTCCGGATGATCATCGTGCCGGCCACCATGACGATGCTGGGCAGGTGGAACTGGTGGGCGCCGGCCTGGATGAAGCGGGTCCACGCCAAGTACGGCGTGCGCGAGCACTCCTCCCCCGTGGCGGCACGGGGGGCGTGA
- a CDS encoding nucleotidyltransferase family protein, which produces MIDVEQENLREALKRVAVALKEIGLPFALAGGYASWARGGPEPEHDVDFVVAEEDAPQVASLLAERGFQVVQPPEDWLFKVFTDDVMVDVIHRDATIPAERAMLADADHIEVISVVMPVLPATRLMVQKLHAMDERYCDFGRLMPVARALREQVDWDVVRAETDDNAFAVAFLFLLERLSII; this is translated from the coding sequence GTGATCGACGTCGAGCAGGAGAACCTTCGCGAGGCGCTGAAGCGTGTCGCGGTCGCCCTCAAGGAGATCGGCCTGCCGTTCGCGCTCGCCGGCGGGTACGCCTCGTGGGCCCGGGGCGGCCCCGAGCCGGAGCACGACGTCGACTTCGTGGTGGCCGAGGAGGACGCGCCCCAGGTGGCCAGCCTGCTGGCGGAGCGCGGCTTCCAGGTGGTGCAGCCACCCGAGGACTGGTTGTTCAAGGTCTTCACCGACGACGTCATGGTCGACGTCATCCATCGCGACGCCACCATCCCGGCCGAGCGCGCGATGCTCGCCGACGCCGACCACATCGAGGTCATCTCGGTGGTGATGCCGGTGCTCCCGGCCACCCGGCTGATGGTGCAGAAGCTGCACGCGATGGACGAGCGCTACTGCGACTTCGGCCGGCTGATGCCGGTCGCGCGGGCACTGCGCGAGCAGGTCGACTGGGACGTGGTGCGTGCCGAGACCGACGACAACGCGTTCGCGGTGGCGTTCCTGTTCCTGCTGGAGCGGCTCTCCATCATCTGA
- a CDS encoding endonuclease/exonuclease/phosphatase family protein yields MRVTTFNILHGRSPDDDQVDLARFCEAIASLDADVLALQEVDRNQARSAGADLTALAAEAMGAQDHLFVAALHGNPGVWMAADGDEQPDAAGYGVALLSRYPVTAWQTIRLAPVPVRVPMFFPGSRRPEMVQDEARVAVAATIESPLGPVTVANTHLTFIEWWQRRQLRTLRQAFEARTTPLILAGDLNMGPARAARLTGLAALAAAPTFPADVPGEQLDHLLGTPDLAARVTSSRAQRLALSDHRALSVDLRPTT; encoded by the coding sequence ATGCGGGTCACCACGTTCAACATCTTGCACGGCCGCTCACCCGACGACGACCAGGTCGACCTGGCCCGCTTCTGTGAGGCGATCGCGAGCCTGGACGCCGACGTCCTGGCGCTCCAGGAGGTCGACCGCAACCAGGCCAGGTCCGCGGGCGCAGACCTGACCGCCCTGGCGGCAGAGGCCATGGGCGCCCAGGACCATCTCTTCGTCGCGGCCCTGCACGGCAACCCCGGGGTCTGGATGGCCGCCGACGGTGACGAGCAGCCCGACGCCGCGGGGTACGGCGTGGCCCTGCTCTCCCGCTATCCGGTGACGGCCTGGCAGACGATCCGGCTGGCCCCGGTGCCGGTGCGGGTGCCGATGTTCTTCCCTGGCAGCCGGCGCCCCGAGATGGTGCAGGACGAGGCTCGGGTGGCGGTCGCGGCCACGATCGAGTCGCCACTGGGACCGGTGACCGTGGCCAACACCCACCTGACGTTCATCGAGTGGTGGCAGCGCCGTCAGCTCCGCACCCTGCGCCAGGCCTTCGAGGCACGAACCACGCCACTGATCCTGGCCGGAGACCTCAACATGGGCCCGGCACGGGCCGCTCGACTGACGGGACTGGCGGCCCTGGCGGCCGCTCCCACCTTCCCCGCCGACGTGCCCGGCGAGCAGCTCGACCACCTGCTCGGCACCCCCGACCTCGCCGCGCGCGTCACGTCGAGCCGGGCGCAGCGCCTGGCACTGTCCGACCATCGGGCGCTCTCGGTCGATCTTCGACCGACCACCTGA
- a CDS encoding SRPBCC family protein, which yields MTTDRDRVSVERVIPAPPEKIFDLLVDPARHLDIDGSGTVKRARSGGRRLRLGDSFGMDMKIGAKYSTRNQVVALEDNRRIAWRTLAPFPLTWLFTGRTWSYDLEPVDGGTRVRETWDISTEAAIGRPAVRRMAGHTRRNMERTLQRIEDLVTS from the coding sequence ATGACCACTGACCGCGACCGGGTGAGCGTGGAACGCGTCATCCCCGCGCCCCCCGAGAAGATCTTTGACCTGCTGGTCGACCCCGCCAGGCACCTGGACATCGACGGGTCCGGAACCGTCAAGCGGGCCCGCTCCGGCGGTCGGCGGCTCAGGCTGGGTGACTCGTTCGGGATGGACATGAAGATCGGCGCCAAGTACTCCACCCGGAACCAGGTGGTGGCGCTGGAGGACAACCGCCGCATCGCGTGGCGCACGCTGGCTCCCTTCCCGCTGACGTGGTTGTTCACCGGCCGCACGTGGAGCTATGACCTGGAGCCGGTGGACGGTGGCACCCGGGTCCGCGAGACCTGGGACATCAGCACCGAGGCCGCCATCGGGCGTCCCGCGGTGCGTCGGATGGCGGGACACACGCGGCGCAACATGGAACGGACCCTGCAGCGGATCGAGGACCTGGTCACCTCCTGA
- a CDS encoding matrixin family metalloprotease produces the protein MARIGPATLGIGIAVALLCGLSLLSPGSELQRLREMAGVAEPLGVPPDVDESGSYAFTVTQPGSSEPVGYSPCRPIRYRVNPLHAPEDYQDYVDQAVRQVSAATGLVFEYQGTTDSREFFGPATDRDAPVVVAWATEDEVEALAGNVAGVAGSSWITTSPRHRQYSAGSVVLDADSFASFWNPEYDLEAIVTHEFGHLVGLAHVEDRHELMNAETTGQRTFGPGDLSGLARLGRVPCR, from the coding sequence ATGGCCCGGATCGGCCCCGCGACGTTGGGGATCGGCATCGCAGTGGCCCTGCTCTGCGGTCTGTCACTGCTCTCCCCCGGCAGCGAGCTCCAGCGGCTGCGCGAGATGGCCGGGGTGGCCGAGCCGTTGGGGGTGCCGCCAGACGTCGACGAATCGGGCTCCTACGCCTTCACCGTCACCCAGCCCGGAAGCTCGGAGCCGGTCGGCTACAGCCCTTGCCGGCCGATCCGCTACCGGGTCAACCCGCTGCACGCGCCCGAGGACTACCAGGACTACGTCGACCAGGCCGTGCGGCAGGTGAGCGCGGCCACTGGTCTGGTCTTCGAGTACCAGGGCACCACCGACTCCCGGGAGTTCTTCGGCCCGGCCACCGACCGCGACGCTCCCGTGGTGGTGGCCTGGGCGACGGAGGACGAGGTGGAGGCGCTGGCCGGGAACGTCGCCGGTGTGGCCGGCAGCTCCTGGATCACCACCTCGCCCCGTCACCGGCAGTACTCCGCCGGCTCGGTGGTCCTGGACGCCGACAGCTTCGCCAGCTTCTGGAACCCCGAGTACGACCTGGAGGCGATCGTGACCCACGAGTTCGGACACCTGGTGGGCCTGGCCCACGTGGAGGACCGTCACGAGCTGATGAACGCCGAGACCACCGGGCAGCGCACCTTCGG